A section of the Oncorhynchus gorbuscha isolate QuinsamMale2020 ecotype Even-year linkage group LG04, OgorEven_v1.0, whole genome shotgun sequence genome encodes:
- the LOC124033669 gene encoding AP-2 complex subunit alpha-2-like — translation MPAVSKGDGMRGLAVFISDIRNCKSKEAEIKRINKELANIRSKFKGDKALDGYSKKKYVCKLLFIFLLGHDIDFGHMEAVNLLSSNKYTEKQIGYLFISVLVNSNSDLISLINNAIKNDLSSRNPTFMNLALHCIANVGSREMAEAFAAEVPRILVAGDTMDSVKQSAALCLLRLNRTSPDLVPMGEWTTRVVHLLNDQHLGVVTAATSLITTLAQKSPEDFKTSVSLAVARLSRIVSSASTDLQDYTYYFVAAPWLSVKLLRLLQCYPPPEDGAIRGRLTECLETILNKAQEPPKSKKVQHSNAKNAVLFEAISLIIHHDSEPTLLVRACNQLGQFLQHRETNLRYLALESMCTLASSEFSHEAVKTHIETVINALKSERDVSVRQRAVDLLYAMCDRSNAKQIVAEMLSYLETADYSIREEMVLKVAILAEKYAVDYTWYVDTILNLIRFAGDFVSDEVWYRVIQIVINRDEVQGYAAKTVFEALQAPACHENLVKVGGYILGEFGNLIAGDSRSSPLIQFDLLHSKFHLCSVPTRALLLSAYIKFINLFPEVKGTIQEVLRSDSQLRNADVELQQRAVEYLRLSCIASTDILATVLEEMPPFPERESSILAKLKRKKGPGNLHPDLDENRKERSVNGGTADHSSTTSNAKVFASPTTSTDLLGLGSTIATQNSAPPASKGASLLVDVFSGNTAAFPVETPVAVGPVADENFSRFVCKNNGVLYENQLLQIGLKSEFRQNLGRMYVFFGNKTSTQFMNFAASVVCQDALQAQLNVHAKPADPTVDGGAQLQQILNIECVSDFVDAPVLNIQFRTGGTLQNIAVKLPITLNKFFQPTEMTSLDFFQRWKQLGAPQQEVQNIFKARHSMDTEVTKAKIIGFGAALLDGVDPNPFNFVGAGVIHTKTTQVGCLLRLEPNTQARMYRLTLRTSRDTVSQRLCDLLSEQF, via the exons ATGCCTGCAGTCTCTAAAGGAGATGGAATGCGTGGCCTCGCTGTGTTTATATCGGACATTAGGAACT GTAAAAGTAAAGAAGCAGAGATCAAGAGAATTAACAAAGAGTTGGCCAACATCCGCTCAAAATTTAAAG GAGACAAGGCACTAGATGGCTACAGTAAGAAGAAATATGTGTGCAAGCTGCTTTTCATATTCCTTCTTGGCCATGACATCGACTTTGGCCACATGGAGGCAGTCAACCTGCTCAGCTCCAACAAGTACACAGAGAAACAAATT GGTTACCTGTTCATCTCAGTGCTGGTCAACTCAAACAGTGACCTCATCAGCCTTATCAACAATGCCATAAAGAATGACCTGTCCAGCAGGAATCCCACTTTCATGAACCTGGCCTTGCACTGCATTGCCAATGTGGGCAGCAGGGAGATGGCTGAGGCTTTTGCAGCTGAGGTGCCCCGCATCCTGGTGGCTGG GGACACTATGGACAGTGTGAAGCAGAGTGCTGCCCTGTGCCTGCTGCGTCTCAACAGGACCTCTCCAGACCTGGTACCCATGGGCGAGTGGACCACCCGGGTGGTTCATCTGCTCAATGACCAGCACCTG GGTGTGGTGACCGCTGCCACCAGCCTGATTACCACACTGGCACAGAAGAGCCCAGAGGACTTCAAGACCTCTGTCTCCTTGGCTGTAGCCAGACTCAGCAGG ATCGTCTCCTCGGCCTCCACTGACCTGCAGGACTACACCTACTATTTTGTTGCAGCTCCCTGGCTTTCTGTCAAGCTCCTGCGTCTCCTACAGTGCTATCCTCCGCCTG AGGATGGTGCGATCCGGGGCCGTCTGACGGAATGTCTGGAAACCATCCTGAACAAGGCCCAGGAGCCTCCCAAGTCGAAGAAGGTGCAGCACTCTAACGCTAAGAACGCTGTGCTGTTTGAGGCCATTAGTCTAATCATCCACCATGACAG CGAGCCCACTCTGCTGGTGCGGGCCTGTAACCAGCTGGGCCAGTTCCTCCAGCACCGGGAGACTAACCTGCGCTACCTGGCCCTGGAGAGCATGTGCACCCTAGCCAGCTCCGAGTTCTCCCATGAGGCTGTTAAGACACACATCGAGACAGTCATAAATGCCCTCAAA TCGGAGAGAGATGTCAGTGTGCGTCAGCGTGCTGTGGACCTGCTCTATGCCATGTGTGACCGCAGCAACGCCAAACAGATTGTAGCAGAGATGCTCAGCTACCTGGAGACAGCAGACTACTCCATCAGAGAGGAGATG GTGCTAAAGGTGGCCATCCTGGCAGAGAAGTATGCAGTTGACTACACCTGGTATGTTGACACCATCCTCAACCTGATCCGCTTCGCTGGGGACTTTGTCAGTGACGAGGTCTGGTACCGCGTCATCCAGATCGTCATCAACAGAGATGAAGTACAAGGTTATGCTGCCAAGACAGTGTTCGAG GCACTCCAGGCCCCAGCCTGCCATGAGAACCTGGTGAAGGTCGGAGGGTACATTCTAGGGGAGTTTGGGAACTTGATAGCAGGAGATTCGAGGTCGAG TCCACTCATCCAGTTTGACCTGCTCCACTCCAAGTTTCACCTGTGCTCAGTGCCCACCCGGGCTTTGCTGCTCTCAGCCTACATCAAGTTCATCAACCTTTTTCCTGAGGTGAAGGGCACCATCCAGGAGGTGTTGCGCTCAGACAGCCAGCTCCGCAACGCAGACGTTGAGCTACAGCAGCGTGCTGTGGAGTACCTGCGCCTCAGCTGCATTGCCAGCACTGACATACTG GCCACTGTTTTGGAGGAGATGCCTCCCTTCCCTGAGAGGGAGTCCTCTATACTGGCCAAACTCAAGAGGAAGAAGGGACCAGGAAACCTGCATCCCGATTTGGATGAGAACCGCAAGGAACGCAGTGTCAACGGGGGTACTGCAGACCATAGCAGCACTACCTCAAATGCCAAG GTGTTCGCGTCCCCCACTACCTCCACAGACCTGCTTGGCCTGGGCAGCACCATTGCCACTCAAAACTCTGCCCCTCCTGCCTCCAAGGGGGCAAGCCTGCTGGTGGATGTCTTCTCTGGAAACACAGCAGCCTTTCCTGTAGAGACACCAGTGGCAGTGGGGCCTGTTGCAGATGAGAACTTCTCCAG GTTTGTTTGCAAGAACAATGGTGTCCTGTACGAGAACCAGCTACTCCAGATCGGCCTGAAGTCTGAATTCCGACAGAATCTGG GTCGGATGTATGTGTTCTTTGGTAACAAGACATCAACCCAGTTCATGAATTTCGCTGCCTCTGTAGTCTGCCAAGATGCTCTGCAGGCTC AACTGAATGTCCATGCCAAGCCTGCAGACCCCACTGTGGACGGGGGTGCACAACTCCAGCAAATACTCAACATTGAATGTGTGTCTGACTTTGTGGATGCACCAGTGCTCAACATTCAGTTTAGG ACGGGGGGAACTCTCCAGAACATTGCTGTTAAACTGCCTATTACTTTAAACAAGTTCTTCCAGCCTACAGAGATGACATCGCTGGACTTCTTTCAGCGTTGGAAACAACTTGGAGC CCCTCAGCAAGAGGTACAAAATATCTTCAAAGCAAGGCATTCCATGGACACAGAGGTTACCAAAGCCAAG ATAATAGGGTTTGGTGCTGCTTTGCTGGATGGGGTAGATCCAAACCCCTTCAACTTTGTGGGAGCTGGTGTCATCCATACAAAGACCACCCAGGTTGGCTGCCTCTTGAGACTGGAGCCTAATACTCAAGCACGG ATGTACCGCTTAACACTCAGGACAAGCCGTGATACTGTGTCACAGCGCCTTTGTGATCTGCTCTCAGAACAATTCTGA